One part of the Salvelinus fontinalis isolate EN_2023a chromosome 4, ASM2944872v1, whole genome shotgun sequence genome encodes these proteins:
- the LOC129854102 gene encoding NADH dehydrogenase [ubiquinone] iron-sulfur protein 3, mitochondrial-like, with product MAASLVRFVRGGISRTLSLANRSPCLMQARSETTETKPTVRPKDAVTHTQLAVFGEYVAEMLPKYVQQVQVTCYNELEVMIHPDGVIPVLTFLRDHSNAQFRNMIDLTAVDIPTRQNRFEIVYNLLSLRYNSRIRLKTYTDELTPVDSSVSVHNAANWYEREVWDMYGVFFANHPDLRRILTDYGFEGHPFRKDFPLSGFVEVRYDDEVKRVVAEPVELSQEFRKFDLNSPWEVFPAHREAKAPELPAGDKPADK from the exons ATGGCGGCATCGTTAGTGCGTTTTGTTCGCGGAGGTATTAGCAGGACTTTGAGTC TTGCCAATCGAAGCCCATGTCTCATGCAAGCGAGATCCGAGACTACTGAAACAAAAC CCACTGTTAGACCCAAGGATGCGGTCACCCATACCCAACTTGCAGTTTTTGGAGAATATGTTGCTGAAATGCTTCCTAAATATGTGCAGCAAGTCCAG GTGACGTGTTACAATGAGTTGGAGGTGATGATCCATCCTGACGGGGTCATCCCTGTGTTGACCTTTCTGAGAGACCACAGCAACGCTCAGTTCCGAAACATGATTGACCTTACTGCAGTTGACATTCCCACTCGCCAGAATCGCTTTGAG ATTGTGTACAACCTGCTCTCCCTGCGCTACAACTCCCGGATCCGTTTGAAGACCTACACCGACGAGCTCACCCCAGTAGactcctctgtgtctgtccacAACGCAGCCAACTGGTACGAGAGGGAG GTGTGGGACATGTATGGAGTTTTCTTTGCCAACCACCCTGACCTGAGACGTATTCTGACAGATTATGGGTTTGAGGGGCATCCATTTAGGAAGGACTTCCCACTGTCTGGATTTGTGGAG GTGCGTTATGATGATGAGGTGAAGCGTGTGGTGGCAGAGCCTGTGGAGCTCTCACAGGAGTTTCGTAAGTTTGACCTGAACAGCCCATGGGAGGTGTTCCCAGCCCACCGTGAGGCCAAGGCACCTGAGCTGCCAGCTGGGGATAAGCCAGCTGACAAGTAA
- the ptpmt1 gene encoding phosphatidylglycerophosphatase and protein-tyrosine phosphatase 1 isoform X1: MSGALARVLFYPTLAYNVVMEKVSSRRWFNRVDQTVILGALPFKSMTNELVQTENVRGVITMNEEYETKYFCNSAEEWKAEGVEQLRLSTVDLTGVPSLENLHRGVEFALSHREKGSSVYVHCKAGRCRSATLAAAYIIRVHCWSPEEACQMLASVRPHVIIRSSQLEMLRRYHQQVCGGGSI; this comes from the exons ATGTCTGGGGCGTTAGCAAGGGTACTGTTTTATCCCACATTAGCGTATAATGTTGTCATGGAAAAAGTGTCCTCAAGACGGTGGTTCAATCGCGTTGATCAGACTGTCATTCTAGGAGCCCTGCCTTTCAAATCAATGACTAAtgag CTGGTGCAGACAGAAAATGTCAGGGGGGTAATAACCATGAACGAGGAATATGAAACAAAATACTTCTGCAACTCAGCTGAG GAGTGGAAAGCCGAGGGGGTGGAGCAGCTGCGACTCAGCACAGTGGACCTGACCGGTGTGCCCAGTCTAGAGAACCTGCACAGAGGAGTGGAGTTCGCACTCAGTCACCGGGAAAAGGGCTCCAGTGTGTATGTCCACTGTAAGGCTGGACGCTGTCGCAGTGCCACACTAGCTGCTGCATACATCATACGG GTACACTGCTGGAGTCCAGAAGAAGCATGTCAGATGTTGGCCTCTGTCCGACCACATGTTATTATTCGTTCTTCACAGCTGGAGATGCTTCGGCGGTACCATCAGCAAGTCTGTGGCGGGGGTTCCATTTAA
- the ptpmt1 gene encoding phosphatidylglycerophosphatase and protein-tyrosine phosphatase 1 isoform X2 yields the protein MSGALARVLFYPTLAYNVVMEKVSSRRWFNRVDQTVILGALPFKSMTNEEWKAEGVEQLRLSTVDLTGVPSLENLHRGVEFALSHREKGSSVYVHCKAGRCRSATLAAAYIIRVHCWSPEEACQMLASVRPHVIIRSSQLEMLRRYHQQVCGGGSI from the exons ATGTCTGGGGCGTTAGCAAGGGTACTGTTTTATCCCACATTAGCGTATAATGTTGTCATGGAAAAAGTGTCCTCAAGACGGTGGTTCAATCGCGTTGATCAGACTGTCATTCTAGGAGCCCTGCCTTTCAAATCAATGACTAAtgag GAGTGGAAAGCCGAGGGGGTGGAGCAGCTGCGACTCAGCACAGTGGACCTGACCGGTGTGCCCAGTCTAGAGAACCTGCACAGAGGAGTGGAGTTCGCACTCAGTCACCGGGAAAAGGGCTCCAGTGTGTATGTCCACTGTAAGGCTGGACGCTGTCGCAGTGCCACACTAGCTGCTGCATACATCATACGG GTACACTGCTGGAGTCCAGAAGAAGCATGTCAGATGTTGGCCTCTGTCCGACCACATGTTATTATTCGTTCTTCACAGCTGGAGATGCTTCGGCGGTACCATCAGCAAGTCTGTGGCGGGGGTTCCATTTAA
- the ptpmt1 gene encoding phosphatidylglycerophosphatase and protein-tyrosine phosphatase 1 isoform X3 — protein MLVQTENVRGVITMNEEYETKYFCNSAEEWKAEGVEQLRLSTVDLTGVPSLENLHRGVEFALSHREKGSSVYVHCKAGRCRSATLAAAYIIRVHCWSPEEACQMLASVRPHVIIRSSQLEMLRRYHQQVCGGGSI, from the exons ATG CTGGTGCAGACAGAAAATGTCAGGGGGGTAATAACCATGAACGAGGAATATGAAACAAAATACTTCTGCAACTCAGCTGAG GAGTGGAAAGCCGAGGGGGTGGAGCAGCTGCGACTCAGCACAGTGGACCTGACCGGTGTGCCCAGTCTAGAGAACCTGCACAGAGGAGTGGAGTTCGCACTCAGTCACCGGGAAAAGGGCTCCAGTGTGTATGTCCACTGTAAGGCTGGACGCTGTCGCAGTGCCACACTAGCTGCTGCATACATCATACGG GTACACTGCTGGAGTCCAGAAGAAGCATGTCAGATGTTGGCCTCTGTCCGACCACATGTTATTATTCGTTCTTCACAGCTGGAGATGCTTCGGCGGTACCATCAGCAAGTCTGTGGCGGGGGTTCCATTTAA